The sequence ggctgcactgtgtcttagttgtggcacatgagaccttcattgtggcatgcagggtcttttttAGTGGTGGCATGTGAAtgcttagctgtggcatgcatgcaggatctagctctctgaccagggatcgaacccgggccccatgaattgggagctcagagtcttacccatcAGGGTAAGTCCCTGCCAACTGTCTTCTTGTTCAGATCAGCAAACTGAGTCCAGAGAGGGACTGTGATTCACTCAAGGTCAATCACAGGGGTTCAGAAAGCCTGAGATCTGGGTAGTTTCAATTGTGGTAAAGTACACACAACACTCAATTTACCATTTTATAGTAAAATAGATGTGATGACGATGTACTGGTCGGGTATGGAAGGATTAGGTGGGTTAGTCTATATGCCCATCATAATGTACAATTTTCTATGTGTGCCCTCCACTTGGGGGAGCTCTCCCAGGACTTGGGGGAATAAACACTGAATAAgagctgtttccttccccagccctgtcTATCTACGCCTTGCTGCTCTTCGAGATCGAGGCAGGTGCAGCAGCTGCCTCCATCCTTGGCTTGGGCGCTCTGATCCTGGTGGCGGTGTTGACCCACACTCTACTCCGGGCTGCCCGGGCCACCCGCCGTGGCCTCCATGAGCTGTCCCCACCGCACTTTGGGGACGACCCTGTCCGCCCTGCTGACATCTCCAAGGCCAGCCCCAGGGCTCAGCGCCAGCAGGGTACCCACCACTGGACCCCCTACTCATCCTGCCCAAAACCTGGGGACTCTATCAGACCCACGGTTCCTGCCACAGCACCTGCAGCcatggagggaggctgggagggcagcCTGCCCGCATCCCGCATGCACCGCACACTGTCTGCCAGTGAGGGGTACTGGGAAGAGGTCACACATGAGATGCGCAGTATCCTGAGCCACAGGCCAGGTGGGTCAGGGAAGGACTCCACCCTGGTGTGAGCCAAAAGATCAGGGATAGAGACCTAGTGTCAGGCAGCAGGAAGAGGATTCTTGTAGAGACAGCACCGTGTTCAACCACAGTAGCATTACAACTTGATTTCTCTCTCAGTTCACAGCATCCCTGACTTTTGTCCTCAGGGTTGCCTCATGGCACAAAATGGCTACCAGGGCTCCAACCTTTACCTCTTCActcagagagaaaggcagaggccaGGACTGGCTCAGGAGATTTTAGAAGTCTTCCTGGGAGGCCTTGGGACCCTTCTGCTTATACCTCACCAGCCAGAATAGTCATGTGGCCACACTTCCATATAGAGGAGACAAGGAAATGTAGCTGCCCAGAATGAATAAAATTCTGTTataggcaggaggggaggggagagcgtaggcaggaggggaggggagagcgtAGGCAGCAGTTCTCTAAACATCTccgtccattttacagatgaggaaaccgaggcccagagaggggcagtgacTCCCCAAGGGTCCCACGGCCAGTACTGAGCATCAGAGCCAGGATTCGAACCCGGGTCCTGTAACCCCTCATGCTGCTGATAGTGCAAGTCTCAGACTCTGCAACTCCTTCCGGGCTGTGAGCATTTGAAACCTGTGTGTGCCAAGCTCAGAGCAGCCCAGGGCCACGGATGCACCTGGAGGCCTGGACTCAGACTCCTGGCCGTGGGCCTGTGGCTGAGGGCTTCAccactctgtgtctcagttttctgttCTGTAAGATGGGAATGGAAGCGATCCCTCTTCCTAAGGCTCCCGTGAGACTCCATGTGAGCCATTCCAGGGGCCTGTGCACAGCCAATCCTCAGTGCTTGTCAACCTGAGCTTCTGTCAGTCAGGATGCCTGGTGGCAGGAAAAAGTGGGTTGATGGTGACTTTCTGGGACTCTTGGGGTCTCCAGaggccctggccccgcccccataCTGCACAACCTGAAAATAAACTCTGTGTCACTCTCTCTATGTCACTTGAGCCACATCCAAGCATGCTGCATGGCCAAGTTCAGGTCAAgggtgaggggatggagagacaggggtgggggggtggggcgggcaggaGTTGGGGGGCAGGGAATGTGCCCCTTATAGACCCAAGTCTGGGGTCCATGCCCCTCAAATCTCCGTGCATATACATTTCACAGGGGGTGGGGATGGCctggtccctgcccccaccccaaatgGATACATGTCACTAGAAGTCTCCCAGACTGTCCCTTCCCGGGCCACACAGGGACTCAGGGATGGAGGAAGCTCAGCCACACAGTGACCTGAAGCCCCCCAGGACCCGTCCCCATGGACAGAGAGGTGGCAGCGCCCAGCAGGGAGGCTCGTCCCCAAGCCTGACCTTGGGTATGGATTCTGATGATCAGGTACAGACCCGAGTGCCCCTTGGCCTGGGGGTGGCCTGGGTCCTCCTTCCTGAGCCCCCAGGAGGCTGCACAGGCCTCCTCCTCCCATGTGGCCCCTGTCACAGGGGGTGCCCAGGAAGCATAGGCTCTTGGTGAGCATGAAAACATCAACAAAGAGGGTAAAGTAAGAACGAATGTGCTGTCACATGCCTGGTACCGCCGACATGCACCAGGCACTTCCTGGCCTTAGTTAATCCTTAGGACAACCCCactcacagatggggaaactgaggtcggAGAAGCGAGGCCACTCCTGTGAGAACACAAGGCAGTGGTGTTCGCTGGAACCCTGTAGCTCTGTCATGTAGGGCTTCAGGACAGCAAGTGCCTGGGACACACTGGAGACTCCAGTTTCTGAGAACTCTCTGAAATGTGGGAGGCCCTGGGGACTCTGAGGGTGGGCAAGAGAGTTGAGGAGGAAGGACCCAAGCTGGCTGTAGGTGAGGAGTGCCCCCTGGACTGGGCAGGGGAATTAGAAGCTGGACCTATAGGCTTCATCCCCAAAGCCAGGATGAGGATGCGGGTGCCAAATATTTAAGGAggctcaaaagaattgaaaactggTGTTCAGACAAATCCTTGTACATGTGTGTTCTTAGCAGCGCTGATCACAATcaccaaaacatggaaacaacccaaatgtccatcaatagatgaaggagaaaacaaaaagtggtCCATCCGTACAGTagaatattaaccataaaaaggaatgaagctctGACACGTGCTACAGcacggatgaaccctgaaaacgtgatgctgagtgaaagaagccagacgtgAGAGGCCACATAGTGTATGATCccacttacatgaaatgtccagaacaggcaaatctataaagatgtaaagtagattagtggttgccaggggctgggggaggaggaacgGGAAGTGATGGCTAATAGGGATGAGGTCtcctttggggtgatggaaatgttctggaactagatagaggtgatggttgcacagcgttcatgcactaaatgccactgaactgtacattttttaatggtgaatttgggacttccctggcagtgcagtggttaagcctGTGCGTTCTCTGCCCTGGTCGTGGAACTAAGACAATgaagaggccaaaaaaaaaaaaaaaaaaaagtgaatttaatgCTAAGTGAATTTCACCtcgactttaaaaaaaaaaaaagagaaaatttaaggaggcactcactCTGAGGTTCCTTCAGGTGCAGGTGGGCCCCTGAGTTTGAAGCGAGCACCTCCTTAAATGGTGCATCTTGCGTGCTTACTAGCCTCTCCCCAGTCTGATCTCTGTGCATCCTGCTGGGACCAAGAACTGGAGCCCTGGAAACTCTGCAAGGTTCCAACGTGGGAGGCTGGCTGAAGTGCTGCCCACAGTCCCTGCTGAAACCTGGCCCTGTTGTCAGCACCGCCCTGGATGGGGAGCCGAGCACCTTTGTATTTTGATGAGAatctggagaggagagaagagactgGTCCTGGGGCTGGAGCCAGACGCTCCCTGTCCCGCGCACCTGATGAGAGTTTGGTGTTCCAAGAACCATCTGGGACAGACCTGGCTCAGGCAGCAGTCGTGCAAcctgcacctcagtttctttctttattaaatagGGCTAATCCCCTAAGCCCATCATAGCACAGCTGTGAGGACCAAATCAGAAAAAGGTGTCAATGACTCCGTTAGCCCCACAGTCCTCACCAACACAAGCAGCTGTTGGCATCCTCGTACATTTTAAGGTGTAGACAACATCTGTCAAAGATGTTGCCTTGGTTTGGGGTCACCAGAACCAAAGGCGGAGATGATTGCTGAGATGTGATTTACCTGGGAAGTGACCCCAGGAAGCCCCGGAACCTGGTGGGGGGCACCAGTGTGCAGACGGGGCGCTGAGGGCCACATGGGGCTCCATCCCACTGGGGATTCCAGGGAGACAGCACGGAGCACACGTGGCAGTTAGTCCCACCCCAGGGGTGAGGGGGCTGGGGTATTTATCCTCTTATCCCCATCAGGCATTAGCTGAGAGCTGTTCCTGGAGAGATTGACCCCTCACACTTCTGGCCTTCCCTGTGCACTAGCTGGACAGGCTCCTGTGGTCACAGGAAGCCCCAGGGAGGGTCATAGGTATTTTCTGTGGA is a genomic window of Hippopotamus amphibius kiboko isolate mHipAmp2 chromosome 15, mHipAmp2.hap2, whole genome shotgun sequence containing:
- the TMEM221 gene encoding transmembrane protein 221, coding for MARSYGGRVLAAMILLGIPAAVLAALGAQLLFQLQAGRAELRGPRIDVLGPELGAGPGLPEDAAGALLPLAAALAALALVLGLTCLLLAALCGHLGAEMARGPGPGRSDWFLYDCRLLRHVALGLFCCGVSVYLAALSIYALLLFEIEAGAAAASILGLGALILVAVLTHTLLRAARATRRGLHELSPPHFGDDPVRPADISKASPRAQRQQGTHHWTPYSSCPKPGDSIRPTVPATAPAAMEGGWEGSLPASRMHRTLSASEGYWEEVTHEMRSILSHRPGGSGKDSTLV